CGAATGGCGCTGGTGCCCTACAGCCAGTCGGTCAGCGTCTGGGATGCCGATAACTGGAGCACCCGCATTCGCAGCTGGTCGCTGAACCAGGCGCTGACGCCGGTCGAACTGACCTCGCTGTTTCGCAACAACGACTACGGTATCGCCAACATGGCCAGCCGCATGATGCCCGATCTGCAGTCGAAGCGGATGTGCCTCTACCGCGGGCTGGATCAGGGGGATAATTACTTCTGGGAAGAGGCACCGGCCAAAAGCTTCTGGATCCACTATCGCCACGATCTGCCAATTAACGCCACCTGGATGCCGTTTATTCAGTGGGTGGGACCGAACCCGGACTTCGGCCAGGCCACCGGGGTGAACGACACCCGCTTTATCGTCGGTGACAAGGGCTGCCCGACGGCGGCGCTGCTGCCGCTGACCGACGATCTCGGCAAGATCTCCGACCGCCTGGACCAGATGGAGTCGCACTTTAACATCAACTACGCCATCGCCATGGGCTGGGGCGCGATGGCGCTGTCCCCGGCGTTTCGCGGCGGCGACGGCTGGGGCGACAGCGACTATCCGCTGGACTTTAACGACGGCGGCAGCGGCAACCTGAAAGTGATTGTGATGATGGCCAATACTACCGGCGACTGGTTCGATACCGATTCCTACAACAGCTATGTCGGCGAGGCGATCGACGGTGGTGAAGAAACCGGCCAGGCCACCCCGGCCGCCACCGAACGCTTCCGCTCGCTGTGCAACAGCTTCCGCAACCGCGATATCAAGTTCTATTTCATCGGCGTGCGGCCGGGCGACCCGGAAGATTTCGGTCGCGGGCTGTTTGACCGCATTGCGCTGCCCGGACTGCAGGTGTGTACCAACAACGATGGCGGTTCGGTGGAGTTTGCCGACAGTTCCAGCTTCTCCGGGGCAGAAGGTCAGATCGGCAACAAGCTGGATGACATTCTGGCGAGCATCGATAAACAGAGCAGTTCCGTACGCCTGATCGAGTAATTCATCCGGCAGAACGCGTTAATTATTAGGTGAACTCATGAAAAAATCATCCACACGCCCGGCCTGGAGCCTGACGCTGGCGCTGGAGCCGCGCATGATGTTTGATGCCGCAGCGGTCACCACCGCCGCCGACGTGGCCGAAGCGACCGCCGTTGCCACCACCGCACCGGTCGCCACCGCGACGCCGGTCAGCGATGCGGTGTTTAGCATTGACGCTTCCGGCACGCCGGGTGCCGACGTGCACCTGTTCAGCAACGCCAGCGTCGCGGCGGACAGCAGCGGTGACGAAATCAGCAAGCTGACCATCAGCGTTAACACCAGCGGCAGCAACCAGGCGCTGGTGATAGACGGCACCGCCATTACGCTGACCACCAGCACCACGACCGAAACGGCCAACAGCCACTACTCCTACAGCGTGGCGATTGCCGATAACACCACCACCATCACGCTGTTTTTGAACAATGCGGGTACCGTGACCCCCGATGCGGTGGAGACCCTGATTAACGGTATCAGCTATCGCGCGCTGGACGGCGAAGTCGGCAACGGCACCGTCACCGTGCGGCTGGGAACCCTTAGCGACGCGCAAAACGACAGCACCGATCTCGACATCAGCAGCACGGTGACCATAGATAACGATAAAAACCTCGCGCCCGAAGTGGACAGCACCGGCGACCTGACGCTGCTGGACGATCTCACCGTGTCCGATCTCGCCGACGGCGCCAATGCCGTGAGCTATTCGCCGGACGGTGACTTCGCCTACGTCGCCAGCAGCACCGGCAGCGTGGTGGTCTACAGCGTTTCCGACAGCGGCGTGCTGACCAAACTGCAAACCTTTAGCGACGCGGCGAATTTTGCCGTGACCAGCGGCATGGCGGTGGGCGATAAGGCGGTCTATCTGCTGAACGTGGTGCCGAATGAAGGAGGATACGGTTCCACCAGCGCAATCATCACCCTGACCCGTGCCGCGGACGGTACGCTGAGCTTCGCCAGTAAAGAAGCCATCGGCGATACGCCAATCAATATGGCCATCAGCGAGGATGGTAAACAGCTTTATATCAGCTCTGAAGTCAACGGGATTTATATCTACGATATCAATGCCCAGGGCGCGCTGACCTTTGCCTCCCGTCTTACCGGCAATGTGGACCGCCATGCCGGGCTGACCTCAGTGGGCGACTATGTTTTTGTCATGACCGCGGGCGGAGACTTTCAGACGCTGACCGTACTGAAGCGCGAGGTCAAGAATGGCGTCACTACGCTGGTGGAAGTGGATAACACCACCGTGGCCTCGCCGCTTAATTACAGCTATCAATATCAGCTGGCCGCCAGCAGCGACGGCAGCGTGATCTATACCCTGAACACCAGCACCGGAGCGCTGATCGCCTGGCGCTTCAACGGCAGCATTTTAACGCAGGTCGAAAGCCGCACCATTACCTCGGCGAAAGACCTGGTCATCAGCAGCGACAACACTTTGCTGTACGTTAGCACCAGCAGCGGCGAGTTGTCGGTCTATGCCATTGCCAGCACCGGCGCGCTGACCCTGGTCAGCAGCCAGACCACCGGCGGCAGCACCGCGCTGGCCAGCAACGGCACCTCGCTGGCGGTGGTCGGTGGCAGCAGCGTGGAGGTGTATACCTCACTGATCACCTACACCGTCGGCGGCAGCCCGGTGGCGGTGACCACCGGCATGAACGTCTCCGACAGCAACTTCGACGTGCTGAACAACGGCGCGGGCAACTATAAAGGCGCCTCGATCACCCTGACCGCCTCCGGCAGCAGCGACAGCCAGTACAGCTTCGCCAGCGACGGCGGCCTGACCCAGCAGGGCAGCCAGCTGCTGCTGAACGGCAGCGTGATTGGCACCGTTGCCGCCAGCGGTAATACGGTGAAAATCACCTTCACCGTCGATGTGACCACCGCCACCGCCAACCAGGTGCTACAGCAGGTGATGTGGGCAACCACCGGCACCAGCAGCGCGCTGGTGACGCTCAGTGTGGTGGTCAATGACGGCCAGCTGAACAGCAACACCGGCACCGTGCTGCTGCGCGTGAACACCAGCCCGCTGCTCAATCAGGACGTTGCCGCTGGCTATACTCTGCCGCAGGCCACTACCGAGACGGACTACTGGCTGGAGCTGCCGGCGCTGTTTAGCGATGCCGACGGTGAAAACCTGATCTGGAGCGTCACCGGCCTGCCGGACGGTCTGACCTTCAATGCCGAAACCCGCACGATTTCCGGCTCCACCACGGCGGTCGGCACCTTCAGCATCACGATCGGCGCGAAGGACAGCACCGGTGCCACCGCCAGCCTGACCCTGTCGCTGGCGGTGGCGCAGATTGATAACCGTGCGCCGCAAACCAACTGGGACGCCAGCAATCAGCTCAGCTCGGCGGTGGTCAACGAGTCGTTCACCCTGAAGCTGGACACCACGCTGTTTAACGATGCCGATGCCATTTACGGCGACAGGCTGACGTGGACGGTGGAGGGCCTGCCGGAAGGGCTGACCTTCGATGCAAAAACCCTGACCATCAGCGGTACGGCGACCTCGCTTAGCGATAACACCATTACCCTCACCGTGACCGATAAATCCGGCGACAGCGCCAGCCGCGATATGACTCTGCGGGTGATCACCGCCGATGAGGCCGCCAACACCACACCGACGCTCGGCCCGCAGTCCAGCTCGCTGATCTACACCTCGCAGGGTGGCCTTGAGAACTATGGCTACTACGTGGACGCGATTAACCTGTCAGAAGACGGTACCAGCCTGGTGGTGATCGGTGGCACCGGGGCTAACTGGACCGGCACCCTTTACGTCAGCGTTTACAGCCGCGATACCAGCACCGGCAAGCTGACGCTGCAAAAAACCTATACCCAGGGCAGCGTCAATGACGGTAACGACGACAACGGTATTGAAATCGAAGGCCTCCAGGGCACCACCCAGACGGCGTTTTCCGCCGATGGCAACACCCTGTATCTGTCCGGTACCAACAGCAGCGGCCAGGCGGTACTGCAGGCATTTACCCTCGGCGATGACGGCTCGCTGACGGCGGTTTCCAGCGTTAATCTCAGCGCGGCGGCGGTAAAACTGGCGATGTCCGATGACGGCAGCAGCGTTTACGCGCTGACCGCCAGCGGGCTGTACCGCTACAGCGTGGATGCGCAGGGCAAACTCGCCGCGCAGGAGAACTTTACCGGACTGAGCAGCGCCATCAGCATGGACTTCGACGCCCGCGGCACGCTGTACGTCATCAGCAGCACCGGTAACATGAATCTTTACACCACCGACGGCAGCGGCGCGCTGAGCTACGCCGGTAAGCTGACCCGCGACGGCACCGCGCTGACCTGGACCGATAAAGACGGCAACGCCAGCAGTGCGGGTACGCTCGGCTCCGGCAGCGGGTTAAACGGCGGCGTCTTCACTCAGATGACGGTTTCCGACGACGGCTATATCTACGTGGTGACCGGTACCGCTAACTACCTGACCGTGCTGCACTACGATGCGGCGAACGGCAGCATGAGCCTGATCTCGTCAAAATCCGTCAACGCCGAGGTGGGCGGCTTCCCGATGTCGGTGACGATTTCCGCGGATGGCTCGGCGCTGTACGTCGGCACCAACGCCGCCAGCCTGGCGGTGTACACCATCGGTGACGGCGGCAGCCTGACCTTGCGCAATACCCTGCAGGGCGACGGGGCGATGATTGCGGTGGCGATCTCCGCCGACGGCAAATCGATCTACGGCGGTTCGCGCTACTACAAAACCGGCCTGCGCTCATTCGACAGCTCAACGGATCTGGTCTCCGTGGCGTGGACCGAACGCGGCAGCAGCGAGATCGCCAGCCAGCTGGTGCTTCGTGACGTGGATTACGATGCGGCCAGCGGCGGTGCGGGCAACTACAACGGTGCCACCATCACCATGGCGCGCGATGGGTGGGCCAACGCCGACGACAGCTACAGTCTGAAAGAGGGCAACGGGCTGACGCTGGAGAACGGCAATATCCTGCTTAACGGCACAGCCATCGCCAGCTTTAACGTCAGCGAAGGTACGCTGACCGTCACCTTTACCGCCGACGTTACCACCGCGGTCGCCAACCAGGTCCTGCATCAAATCAGCTGGCAGAGCACCAGTAAAGCGCCGGGCAGCACCCTGACGATGGTGGTCAGCATCAGCGATCCCTGGACCACCGCCAGCCAGCTGGTTGAGGTCAATGTCACTCAGATTAACGACGCGCCGGAAGTGAGCAGCCAGGCGACCGACCCGACCTATCGCGATACCAGCGGCAGCACGCTGGTGTTCAGCAACACGGTGGTGGATACCATCGAGAACGACCAGAGCATCGTACAAATCACCCTCAGCGTCAGCGGGCTGGTGAGCGGCGAGAGCGATTATCTGGTGGTTGACGGTAAAAACGTCCTGCTGGCCGACGGCGTTCGCGTGCTGACCGACAGCAATATCGTGGTGACGGTCAGCGTCACCGACGGCGTGGCTTCGGTCAGCATTGCTAGCGATGCGGGCATCAGCGCCGAACAGGCGCAGACGCTGATCAACACTATCGGCTACGGCAACCCGGATGCCTATCTCGGCAGCCGCGAAATCGTGCTGACCGGTATTAAAGACAACGGCGGCACCGCGCTCGGCGGCAGCGACAGTACCGATCTGGATATCCATTCGATCATCACGCTGCAGGCGCAGGATGCTGGCCCGCAGCTCAGTTCACCGGATAGCGATAAGCTCAGCTGGGCCGGAAGCCTCAGCGAAGTCAGCGGCCTCGGCACGATTATCCAAAGCGTGCTGTCGGACGACGGCACCAGCCTGTACGTTATCGACGGCAGCGGCAAGGTCGCGCTGTTCAGCCGCGATACCGCCACCGGGGCGCTGACCTGGCTCGGCAACATGGACAGCGGGCTGGGTAAAGTCGACAAGATCGCCCTGATTGATAACGGCAGCAAGCTGGTGATCAGCACCAGCGGCGTGCCCGAGGGCGGCTCAGAGGATGACTACAACTACAGCCTTAACACCTTCAGCATCGGCGCGGACGGTACGCTGACGCAGGACGACAGGATAGAAATGTGGGATATCAGCTCGGTGCTGGTCTCCGACGACGGGCTGACGATCTACGTGTATAACCAGAACGGCCTCAGCGCGATCGCCATTGATGCCGAAACCGGCAAGATGACCACGCTGCAGGATATCTATGCCGATGCCTGGAGCGAGCCGCGCCTGTGGCAGCCGGTGGCGCAGGCGATCAGCGGCGATTATCTGTTTATCGTTACCGATCCGGTATCCAGCCAGTTCCCCAACGCCATTATTGTCTACCAGCGCCAGGCGGACGGCACGCTGGCACTGCTCGGCGCGGTCTACGACCAGAGTACCGACGCCAGCGGCAGCAGGCTCTCCATCGACTCACCGTCGGCGATGACCGCCAGCGAAGACGGCAGCCTGATTTACGTCGCTACCAGCAGCGGTCTGCAAATCTTCAGCCTTAACCAGAAGAGCGGGCAGATCGTGCAGACCGGCGTGATGAGCGAGATCGGCGGCGTGACCGCACTGGCAACCAGCAGCGACAGCCTGTACGTCACCCTGAGCGACGGGACGCTGCAGGCTTACAGCATCGGCAACAGCGGCAGGCTGACCCTGACCTCCAGCTGGAGCAGCAGCGAGTACGCGGCGCTGAACGGTGCAACGACCATCATCACTACCCGCGACGGCGGGGTGATCGTCAGCGGCAGCCAGCTCGCCAGCCTGGTCACCGTAGTGGAAGAGGTGCGCTACACCGTCGGCAGCGGCGCGGAGCTGAACTTCAGCAGCGACGTTACGCTGAAGGATAAAGCACTGGACCTGCTTAACGACGGCAGCGGTAACTACGGCGGGGCGAGCTTGACCGTGACCGACAGCAGCGGGCTGGGCAGCTTTGCCTTTACCGCCGCCAGCGGTCTGACGCTGAACGCCGACGGCCAGCTGCTGGACAACGGCACGGTGACTGGCAGCTTCAGCCAGCACGACGGCGTGCTGATCGTTACCTTCGCCGACGGGGTCAGCAGCGCCACCGCAGGCCGGGTGATTAGCAGCCTGGTCTGGAACAATACGGATAACAACACCGGACGAGATGTGACGTTGTCACTTGTGGTCAGCGACGGCGAACTGACCAGCGGCACCTGGCAGCAGGCGGTGACCATTAACCATGCGCCGCAGAGCACCGACGTCAGCTATCAGCCTGCGGTGATCACCCTTGGCACGGCGTACACCGCCACGCTCCCGCAGGGGCTGTTTACCGATGCCGATAACGACACGCTGAGCTGGCGTATCAGCGGCCTGCCGGACGGTATCACCTTCGATGCGGCCACCGGCACGCTGAGCGGTACCGCCACTTCGGCGGGGGTCTACACCCTGAGCATCACCGTGACCGACGGCGACGGTGCCAGCGCGACCCGCCAGCTTGAACTGCGGGTGAACACCACGCCGGAACTGGGCACCGGTGAGACCAGCTTCAGCGTCTCGTCCGGTACGGCGGTAAGCGTGGCGCTGGCCGACACGCTGTTTACCGACGCCGACGGCGATGCGCTGACCTGGCAGGCGGATAACCTGCCTGCGGGACTTCGCTTTGATGTCGAAACCCACACGCTGAGCGGCACGCTGCCGTCCGGGCGCTACACCCTGACGCTGACTGCGACCGACGCCTGGGGCGCCAGCGTCAGCCGCACGCTGGTGCTGCTGGCCAACCGCGCGCCGCTGGTGACCGATGCCACCTTTACCCCTGACCAGCCAATTGCGGGCATCAACTGGCAGCAGACGCTGCCGGCGGATCTGTTTAACGATGCCGACGGCGATGACCTGACCTGGCGCGTCAGCGGGCTGCCGGACGGGCTGAGCTTTGACGCCGACACGCGTACCCTCAGCGGCCGCGCCGCCACCGACGGCAGCTATCTGATTACCGTCAGCGTCACCGATCCTTACGGCGGCGTCGCCAGCCGCACCTTTACGCTGACCATCCAGCCTGCCGGGGCGGGCGTGTCGCCGGTGGTGATGACCCCGGTGACGCTGTTCCCACAGACGGACGGTGATGCCGAACGCTTTATCTGGCAGGAACGCGAGCCGGAATTTATCCCGGTCAGCGCCGAGGCACCGCGCGATCCGCTGGTGCTGAGCGATACCCCGGTGCTGGCCAGCGGCCCGCTGGACTATCAGGCCACGCCGTGGCAGCTCGATCCGCTGATGCCCACGCTGATGCCGACGATGGAGAAGGTCAACTTCACCTCCCGTACCGCCGAGAACCCGGCGCTGGCGCGGGCCACCGCATGGCGCGGTGAATGGCACGACGGCGGCAACGGTCAGCAGGTCTATACGCTACCGCCTGGCCTGGCGGGGCGCGGCGGCATTGTGTCGGTCCAACTGGCCAACGGTCGCCCGCTGCCCGAGTGGATCCGCTATGACGCCGCCCGCCGCGAGCTGCAGATTGACGCCGCCGATGCCGGCCGCGTGGGTCAGGTTCAGCTGCGACTTGAGCGGGCGGGCGGCGCGCCGGCGCTGCTGCTGACGCTGCACGGCAGCGAGTCTGCGCGTGCGGCGGCGGAAACCAGCGAACGGTTCCTGATACCGACCAGCGGGGTACGCGTTCAGACGCAGCCGGACGTGGCCTTTAACCCGGGTGTTTCACACTCGCTGAATGCCCTGCGCGGCGACGGCGACGATTTGCTCCAGGCGCTGAATGCGCTGGCGCGTGACTAACAGGGATTCAACTTTATCAATGAATAATTTCAATACCATGGGACCGCTTTCAGTGACTCACTTTACCTCTGTTTCTGCACCCGTACAGGCGCCGTTCCTCGCGCCGCGCCGTTTAAGCCTGGCCGTGGCGCTGGCCTGCACCCTGCTGGCCGGATGCGCCGTCACCCCCGAGGCGATGACGCCTGCCGAGCAGGTGACGCAGGCGATGACCGACCGCACGCAGATGTTCAGCGACCAGGAGCCGGTGCGCGGCAACATTACCCTGGATGAAGCCATTGCCCGCGCGCTGAAGTACAACCTGCAGCAGCGCGTGGCGCTGATGGAGCAGGCGATGCAGGACGATCTGCGCAGCGTCGCCAGCCTGGATATGCTGCCGAAGCTGGCGGCCCGCGCCGGACTGCAGACCCGCGACAACGTTGCCGGTTCCAGCAGCCAGTCGGTGACCACCGGCCAGCAGTCGCTGGAATCGTCCACCAGCCAGGATCAGACCACCCGCACCGCCGATCTGACCCTGAGCTGGAACGTGCTGGACTTCGGTATCAGCTACGTTAATGCCCATATGCAGGCCAACAAAACTCTCGCCGCCGAAGAGCGCCGCCGCAAAGTGGTGGCGGATATTACTCGCCAGGTGCGCACCGCCTGGTGGGAAGCGGCCACCGCGCAGCGCCTGAAGCCGGAAGTCACCCGCGCGCTGGGTGAAGCGAAGCGCTCGCTGGACTATGCCCGCGCCACCGAGCGCGAGCGCCTGCTGCCGCCGGTTGAATCCCTGCGCTTCCAGAAAAATATGCTGGAGATGGTGCGCCAGCTGGAAGTGGTGGACAGCGACTTGGCGCTGGCGAAAGCCCGCCTGTCCTCGTTGATGAACCTGCCGCCGGCCAGCGACTTCAGCCTGGTGGTCCCGGCTGAAAGCAGCATGACCGCGCCGAAGATGAGCTACACGCTGGGCGACCTGGAAAATATCTCCATGGTGCGCCGCCCGGAAATCCGCGAAGAGAGCTACGAAGCGCGCAACGCGGTGCTGGAAACCCGCCGTTCGCTGCTGCGACTGATGCCGGGTGCCACACTGTTTGCCGGGGTGAACGGCGACAGCAACAGCTATCTGGTGAACCACGGCTGGGCCACCGCCGGGGTACAGGTCAGCGGCAACCTGCTGAACGTGCTGGCGTGGTCGTCGGTGAAGCGTGCGGGCGAGTCAGCCGAACAGGTGGCGGAAGCCCGTCGCCAGGCGATGCGCATGGCGGTGATGGCCCAGGTTAACGTCTCCTGGCAGGAGTACCTGAGCAGCGTACAGATGTTCAACCGCTACCAGGAACTGGCGCGCGTGCAGCAGGGCATCTATCAGCAGACCGACCTCAGCTACCGTAACCAGGCTGCCACCCAGATGGAGCAGATCCGCGTCAGCACCGAGACCATTCTGACCACTCGCGCTCGCGACCGCAGCTTCGCGGTGATGCAGAACGCGCTGGGCAGCATCTGGCAGGCCGCCGGTCTGGATATTCTGCCGGACCGCGTTAACGACACCAGCCTGGCCGCGCTGAGCAGCAGCATCAACAGCACCAGCAGGCAGATTGAAAACGGGGCGATTGCCGTGCCTGCGCTGGGTGCGCCAACCGGTAAGGTCACCACCGCCGCGCCTTCTGCCGCGCTGCTGGCCGCCAGCCGTCCGGCCCCGGCCCCGACACCTGCACAGCAGGCGGTGAGCAGCCAGCCGTACGCGGTGAGCTCAGGCAACATGTGGGACAGCTACAGCTCGCTTTCCGGCGGTGCGCAGTGATGAGCAAAAAACGGGCGTATCCGCTGCTGCTGGCGCTGATGATGGTGTGTGCCGACCGTGCGCTGGCGGAGGACGCGCCGCCGGAGCCGGTGCGCGTCCAGCTCAGCGCGGTGCAGCAGACCACGCTTTCCAGCGGCATTGCGGCGCGGATCAATACGCTGACGGTGAAAGAGGGCGATAGGGTGAAGCAGGGCGCCACCCTGCTGAGCTTCGACTGCACCATGCTGAAAGAGAAGCTGAACTACGCCAGCGCCAGCGAAC
The sequence above is a segment of the Erwinia sp. SLM-02 genome. Coding sequences within it:
- a CDS encoding TolC family protein — translated: MNNFNTMGPLSVTHFTSVSAPVQAPFLAPRRLSLAVALACTLLAGCAVTPEAMTPAEQVTQAMTDRTQMFSDQEPVRGNITLDEAIARALKYNLQQRVALMEQAMQDDLRSVASLDMLPKLAARAGLQTRDNVAGSSSQSVTTGQQSLESSTSQDQTTRTADLTLSWNVLDFGISYVNAHMQANKTLAAEERRRKVVADITRQVRTAWWEAATAQRLKPEVTRALGEAKRSLDYARATERERLLPPVESLRFQKNMLEMVRQLEVVDSDLALAKARLSSLMNLPPASDFSLVVPAESSMTAPKMSYTLGDLENISMVRRPEIREESYEARNAVLETRRSLLRLMPGATLFAGVNGDSNSYLVNHGWATAGVQVSGNLLNVLAWSSVKRAGESAEQVAEARRQAMRMAVMAQVNVSWQEYLSSVQMFNRYQELARVQQGIYQQTDLSYRNQAATQMEQIRVSTETILTTRARDRSFAVMQNALGSIWQAAGLDILPDRVNDTSLAALSSSINSTSRQIENGAIAVPALGAPTGKVTTAAPSAALLAASRPAPAPTPAQQAVSSQPYAVSSGNMWDSYSSLSGGAQ
- a CDS encoding putative Ig domain-containing protein, translated to MKKSSTRPAWSLTLALEPRMMFDAAAVTTAADVAEATAVATTAPVATATPVSDAVFSIDASGTPGADVHLFSNASVAADSSGDEISKLTISVNTSGSNQALVIDGTAITLTTSTTTETANSHYSYSVAIADNTTTITLFLNNAGTVTPDAVETLINGISYRALDGEVGNGTVTVRLGTLSDAQNDSTDLDISSTVTIDNDKNLAPEVDSTGDLTLLDDLTVSDLADGANAVSYSPDGDFAYVASSTGSVVVYSVSDSGVLTKLQTFSDAANFAVTSGMAVGDKAVYLLNVVPNEGGYGSTSAIITLTRAADGTLSFASKEAIGDTPINMAISEDGKQLYISSEVNGIYIYDINAQGALTFASRLTGNVDRHAGLTSVGDYVFVMTAGGDFQTLTVLKREVKNGVTTLVEVDNTTVASPLNYSYQYQLAASSDGSVIYTLNTSTGALIAWRFNGSILTQVESRTITSAKDLVISSDNTLLYVSTSSGELSVYAIASTGALTLVSSQTTGGSTALASNGTSLAVVGGSSVEVYTSLITYTVGGSPVAVTTGMNVSDSNFDVLNNGAGNYKGASITLTASGSSDSQYSFASDGGLTQQGSQLLLNGSVIGTVAASGNTVKITFTVDVTTATANQVLQQVMWATTGTSSALVTLSVVVNDGQLNSNTGTVLLRVNTSPLLNQDVAAGYTLPQATTETDYWLELPALFSDADGENLIWSVTGLPDGLTFNAETRTISGSTTAVGTFSITIGAKDSTGATASLTLSLAVAQIDNRAPQTNWDASNQLSSAVVNESFTLKLDTTLFNDADAIYGDRLTWTVEGLPEGLTFDAKTLTISGTATSLSDNTITLTVTDKSGDSASRDMTLRVITADEAANTTPTLGPQSSSLIYTSQGGLENYGYYVDAINLSEDGTSLVVIGGTGANWTGTLYVSVYSRDTSTGKLTLQKTYTQGSVNDGNDDNGIEIEGLQGTTQTAFSADGNTLYLSGTNSSGQAVLQAFTLGDDGSLTAVSSVNLSAAAVKLAMSDDGSSVYALTASGLYRYSVDAQGKLAAQENFTGLSSAISMDFDARGTLYVISSTGNMNLYTTDGSGALSYAGKLTRDGTALTWTDKDGNASSAGTLGSGSGLNGGVFTQMTVSDDGYIYVVTGTANYLTVLHYDAANGSMSLISSKSVNAEVGGFPMSVTISADGSALYVGTNAASLAVYTIGDGGSLTLRNTLQGDGAMIAVAISADGKSIYGGSRYYKTGLRSFDSSTDLVSVAWTERGSSEIASQLVLRDVDYDAASGGAGNYNGATITMARDGWANADDSYSLKEGNGLTLENGNILLNGTAIASFNVSEGTLTVTFTADVTTAVANQVLHQISWQSTSKAPGSTLTMVVSISDPWTTASQLVEVNVTQINDAPEVSSQATDPTYRDTSGSTLVFSNTVVDTIENDQSIVQITLSVSGLVSGESDYLVVDGKNVLLADGVRVLTDSNIVVTVSVTDGVASVSIASDAGISAEQAQTLINTIGYGNPDAYLGSREIVLTGIKDNGGTALGGSDSTDLDIHSIITLQAQDAGPQLSSPDSDKLSWAGSLSEVSGLGTIIQSVLSDDGTSLYVIDGSGKVALFSRDTATGALTWLGNMDSGLGKVDKIALIDNGSKLVISTSGVPEGGSEDDYNYSLNTFSIGADGTLTQDDRIEMWDISSVLVSDDGLTIYVYNQNGLSAIAIDAETGKMTTLQDIYADAWSEPRLWQPVAQAISGDYLFIVTDPVSSQFPNAIIVYQRQADGTLALLGAVYDQSTDASGSRLSIDSPSAMTASEDGSLIYVATSSGLQIFSLNQKSGQIVQTGVMSEIGGVTALATSSDSLYVTLSDGTLQAYSIGNSGRLTLTSSWSSSEYAALNGATTIITTRDGGVIVSGSQLASLVTVVEEVRYTVGSGAELNFSSDVTLKDKALDLLNDGSGNYGGASLTVTDSSGLGSFAFTAASGLTLNADGQLLDNGTVTGSFSQHDGVLIVTFADGVSSATAGRVISSLVWNNTDNNTGRDVTLSLVVSDGELTSGTWQQAVTINHAPQSTDVSYQPAVITLGTAYTATLPQGLFTDADNDTLSWRISGLPDGITFDAATGTLSGTATSAGVYTLSITVTDGDGASATRQLELRVNTTPELGTGETSFSVSSGTAVSVALADTLFTDADGDALTWQADNLPAGLRFDVETHTLSGTLPSGRYTLTLTATDAWGASVSRTLVLLANRAPLVTDATFTPDQPIAGINWQQTLPADLFNDADGDDLTWRVSGLPDGLSFDADTRTLSGRAATDGSYLITVSVTDPYGGVASRTFTLTIQPAGAGVSPVVMTPVTLFPQTDGDAERFIWQEREPEFIPVSAEAPRDPLVLSDTPVLASGPLDYQATPWQLDPLMPTLMPTMEKVNFTSRTAENPALARATAWRGEWHDGGNGQQVYTLPPGLAGRGGIVSVQLANGRPLPEWIRYDAARRELQIDAADAGRVGQVQLRLERAGGAPALLLTLHGSESARAAAETSERFLIPTSGVRVQTQPDVAFNPGVSHSLNALRGDGDDLLQALNALARD